In Choloepus didactylus isolate mChoDid1 chromosome X, mChoDid1.pri, whole genome shotgun sequence, a genomic segment contains:
- the LOC119522503 gene encoding LOW QUALITY PROTEIN: heat shock-related 70 kDa protein 2-like (The sequence of the model RefSeq protein was modified relative to this genomic sequence to represent the inferred CDS: inserted 1 base in 1 codon; deleted 1 base in 1 codon), producing the protein MSAKGPAIGIDLGAIYSCVGIFQHESVEIIANYQGTRTTPSYVAFPDSERLIGEAAKNHEAMDPINTIFNAKKLISRKFDDATVKSHMKHWPFQVICEKGKPKIMAKYKGVNKTFFPEEISFMGLSKMKEFAKAYLGKKVEHVVITVPAYFSDSQHQATKDAGTIAGLSVLRIINEPMATAIAYSLDKKRSFKQGKNVLIFDLGGGTFDVSILNMHEGIFEVKSTAGDTHLGGEDFDNRMANHPIKKFRCKHKKEVTSDKWVVCCLRITCENAKYLLSFSAHAGIEIGSFYEGVDFYTFMSCALFEVLNADLFRGTLKLVEKALKDASLDKSQIHEIVLVGGSPYIPKIQKLLKDFFTGKQLNKTINPDEAVAYGAAVQAAVLMGDKSENVQGLLLFDVTPLSLGIETAGGFMSPLIKRNTTIPTMQTEMFTTYLDNQTTVLVKMFEGERALDKSNILLGNVELTGIPPAYRGIPEIQVTFNIDSNGILNITAGDKSIGRKNNIPITNDKGSLSXDDIDQMVAEAEKYRLEDEANRDRVEGRNSMDSYIFDVIQTVENNDRRIKYGKEDRKMILEKCWEVLNWIECNQMAEIEEYKHKQKELERIFNLSFIKVCFSVRSGRCNTYSSEEPRSSTDEVD; encoded by the exons ATGTCTGCCAAAGGTCCTGCCATTGGCATTGATCTGGGTGCCATCTACTCATGTGTGGGTATCTTCCAGCATGAAAGTGTAGAGATCATCGCCAATTACCAAGGCACCCGTACCACCCCAAGTTATGTAGCTTTCCCAGACAGCGAACGCCTCATCGGGGAGGCTGCTAAGAACCACGAGGCCATGGACCCCATCAACACCATCTTTAATGCCAAGAAGCTGATTAGTCGCAAGTTTGATGATGCCACAGTTAAGTCACATATGAAGCACTGGCCTTTCCAAGTGATTTGTGAAAAAGGAAAGCCcaaaataatggcaaaatatAAAGGTGTTAATAAGACTTTTTTCCCAGAGGAGATCTCTTTCATGGGTCTAAGCAAGATGAAGGAGTTTGCCAAAGCCTATTTAGGGAAAAAAGTAGAACATGTGGTAATTACTGTTCCAGCTTACTTCAGTGATTCACAGCATCAGGCCACCAAGGATGCAGGGACCATTGCTGGTCTCAGCGTCCTGAGAATCATTAATGAGCCcatggccacagccatagcctaTAGCCTGGACAAAAAAAGAAGCTTTAAACAAGGGAAAAACGTGCTGATCTTTGACTTGGGTGGTGGCACCTTCGATGTATCCATCCTAAACATGCACGAAGGCATCTTCGAAGTAAAATCCACAGCTGGTGACACCCACCTGGGTGGGGAAGATTTTGACAACCGGATGGCGAACCACCCGATTAAAAAGTTCAGATGCAAACACAAGAAGGAGGTAACCTCTGACAAGTGGGTAGTGTGCTGCCTCAGGATCACCtgtgagaatgcaaaatacctCTTGAGTTTCTCTGCTCACGCTGGCATTGAAATTGGTTCATTCTACGAGGGTGTGGATTTCTACACTTTCATGTCCTGTGCCCTCTTCGAGGTGCTCAATGCTGACCTCTTCCGTGGAACCCTGAAGCTAGTAGAGAAGGCTCTGAAGGATGCTAGCCTTGACAAGAGCCAGATTCATGAAATTGTGCTGGTGGGTGGGTCTCCTTATATCCCTAAGATCCAGAAGTTGCTGAAAGATTTCTTCACTGGAAAGCAGCTCAACAAGACCATCAACCCTGATGAGGCCGTGGCATATGGTGCAGCTGTGCAAGCAGCTGTTCTCATGGGTGACAAATCAGAAAATGTGCAAGGTCTCCTGCTCTTTGATGtcacccctctctctctaggcATTGAAACAGCAGGGGGTTTTATGTCACCTTTGATCAAGAGAAACACCACCATTCCTACGATGCAAACTGAGATGTTCACAACCTACCTTGACAACCAGACTACTGTCTTGGTGAAAATGTTTGAGGGAGAAAGGGCTTTAGATAAAAGTAATATACTGCTAGGCAATGTTGAACTTACTGGGATCCCTCCAGCTTACCGTGGCATCCCCGAAATCCAGGTAACCTTCAACATAGACTCCAATGGCATTCTCAACATCACTGCTGGT GACAAAAGTATAGGCAGGAAGAACAACATCCCCATTACTAATGACAAAGGCAGTCTCA AAGATGATATTGACCAGATGGTtgcagaagcagaaaaatatagATTAGAAGACGAAGCCAATAGAgatagggtggaaggcagaaatTCTATGGACTCCTACATCTTTGATGTCATACAAACAGTGGAAAATAATGATAGGAGAATCAAATATGGAAAAGAAGATAGAAAGATGATTCTTGAAAAGTGCTGGGAAGTGTTAAACTGGATCGAGTGCAATCAAATGGCTGAAATAGAGGAGTACAAGCATAAGCAGAAAGAGCTTGAAAGAATTTTCAACCTGAGTTTTATCAAGGTTTGTTTCTCAGTACGATCTGGCCGCTGCAACACCTACAGCTCAGAGGAGCCTAGGTCAAGTACTGATGAAGTGGACTAA